A genomic window from Rhodococcus sp. KBS0724 includes:
- a CDS encoding AraC family transcriptional regulator, which yields MKPLARYASLNRYVDLCRSVNIDAVDLMRSVGLVPASLANPDQWVPAASIAALLELSAAESGHEDFGLLLAELRRLSNLGPLSLVIREEPDVRSALDVLIRYEHTYNEALRIRLTEISGLATLRIGLEVGDPANTRTTADSVNTRQTVELAVGATVQILRSFLGPAWQPVSVGFTHNAPHDTSTHRRILGNAVDFDHDFTGIVFYASDLDARNELADELLRPYARTFLDSLPAADSSDTLSRTRELIEVLLPTGRCSVEQVARSLGFDRRTLHRHLAESGETFTAVLNSVRGRLAQRLVSNPRYSLTDVAVHLGFSTQGSFSRWFRTQFSMSPSEWKDQRRR from the coding sequence GACCTGATGCGGAGCGTCGGCCTCGTTCCCGCGAGTCTCGCCAACCCCGATCAGTGGGTACCGGCCGCCTCGATTGCCGCACTCCTCGAATTGTCCGCAGCGGAATCCGGGCATGAGGATTTCGGTCTCCTCCTTGCCGAACTCCGGAGGTTGTCCAATCTCGGGCCCCTCAGCCTGGTCATCAGGGAGGAACCCGACGTCAGGAGCGCACTGGATGTCCTGATCCGGTACGAGCACACCTACAACGAGGCGCTTCGCATCCGCCTGACCGAGATCAGCGGGTTGGCAACCCTGCGCATCGGCCTGGAGGTCGGCGACCCCGCCAATACGAGGACTACCGCCGACTCCGTCAACACCAGGCAGACCGTCGAACTCGCCGTCGGCGCAACCGTGCAGATCCTGCGGAGCTTCCTCGGGCCGGCCTGGCAACCTGTGAGCGTCGGATTCACTCACAATGCCCCGCACGACACCAGTACCCATCGACGAATTCTCGGCAATGCCGTGGACTTCGATCACGACTTCACCGGGATCGTGTTCTATGCGAGCGATCTGGATGCCCGTAACGAACTGGCCGACGAGTTACTGCGCCCGTACGCACGCACATTCCTCGACTCGCTTCCCGCCGCAGATTCCTCCGATACCCTGAGCCGCACAAGGGAATTGATCGAAGTTTTACTCCCCACCGGAAGATGCTCCGTCGAGCAGGTGGCCCGAAGCCTCGGCTTCGATCGCCGAACCCTGCACCGCCATCTAGCAGAATCGGGCGAGACCTTCACAGCCGTTCTCAATTCGGTGCGCGGGCGCCTTGCGCAACGTTTGGTGTCGAACCCACGCTATTCGTTGACCGATGTTGCCGTACACCTCGGATTCTCTACACAAGGCAGTTTCTCGAGGTGGTTTCGCACTCAGTTTTCGATGAGCCCCAGCGAATGGAAAGACCAACGCCGCAGGTGA